A region from the Nocardioides coralli genome encodes:
- a CDS encoding TIGR03943 family putative permease subunit: MNRESQSLILAVLGVVVIRLTLTDAYLSYVQDWIRWPLFASGVLLLALPVLSLFTRPSDHHDDHADSDHAHSGDEAVDGADPEPVPGRHDHVSTTAWLLFIPALVVFLISPPALGSYLAERAADGRSGQSVQVPEPAAMAPLPDQDPAPVGLTELIERVVYDDGETLSGRRVSVTGFATLDRSGSWYVTRFRINCCAADAAVVRAQVVDAPAPPRDQWVTVTGTWVEGSGVGKGSGVPTLRAESVEQVEQPRDPYE, encoded by the coding sequence GTGAACCGTGAGTCGCAGAGCCTGATCCTGGCCGTGCTCGGCGTGGTCGTCATCCGGCTGACCCTGACCGACGCCTACCTCAGCTACGTGCAGGACTGGATCCGGTGGCCCCTCTTCGCCAGCGGCGTGCTGTTGCTGGCGCTGCCCGTGCTGTCGCTGTTCACGCGGCCCTCCGACCACCACGACGACCACGCCGACTCCGACCATGCCCACTCCGGCGACGAGGCTGTCGACGGGGCCGACCCCGAGCCCGTTCCCGGGAGGCACGACCACGTCTCGACGACGGCCTGGCTGCTGTTCATCCCCGCCCTGGTGGTGTTCCTCATCAGCCCGCCGGCCCTCGGCTCCTACCTCGCCGAGCGGGCCGCCGACGGCCGCAGCGGTCAGAGCGTCCAGGTACCCGAACCGGCGGCCATGGCCCCGCTCCCCGACCAGGACCCGGCCCCCGTGGGCCTCACCGAGCTCATCGAGCGGGTCGTCTACGACGACGGCGAGACGCTGTCGGGTCGGCGGGTGTCCGTCACGGGGTTCGCCACCCTCGACCGCTCGGGCAGCTGGTACGTCACGAGGTTCCGGATCAACTGCTGCGCGGCCGATGCGGCGGTGGTCCGGGCCCAGGTGGTCGATGCCCCCGCCCCGCCACGCGACCAGTGGGTGACCGTCACCGGGACCTGGGTGGAGGGCTCGGGGGTCGGGAAGGGCTCGGGAGTGCCGACGCTGCGGGCCGAGAGCGTCGAGCAGGTCGAGCAGCCGCGCGACCCCTACGAGTAG
- a CDS encoding DUF2017 domain-containing protein: protein MSGFTRHRRSGRVIATFSGFEADLLRSLASQLVELLRNEAAVPRSGDDTFEALMDFSGPTSEPEDPVLARLFPTAYPEDEEAAGEFRRFTEGTLRDGKAAAAATLIDTLEEAGLPPELSEEGLVIDVEMETPTAETWLRSFTDLRLALATRLEVEEGDDDYWLALPDDDPRSQAHDIYQWVGYLQETLVAALTD, encoded by the coding sequence GTGAGCGGATTCACGCGGCACCGGCGCAGCGGGCGGGTCATCGCCACCTTCTCCGGCTTCGAGGCCGACCTGCTGCGCTCGCTGGCCTCCCAGCTCGTCGAGCTCCTCCGCAACGAGGCGGCCGTGCCCCGGTCGGGCGATGACACCTTCGAGGCGCTCATGGACTTCAGCGGCCCGACCTCGGAGCCGGAGGACCCCGTCCTCGCCCGGCTCTTCCCGACCGCCTACCCCGAGGACGAGGAGGCCGCGGGGGAGTTCCGCCGGTTCACCGAGGGCACCCTTCGCGACGGCAAGGCCGCCGCCGCCGCCACGCTGATCGACACCCTCGAGGAGGCCGGGCTCCCGCCCGAGCTCTCCGAGGAGGGGCTGGTCATCGACGTGGAGATGGAGACGCCGACGGCCGAGACGTGGCTGCGATCCTTCACCGACCTGCGTCTGGCCCTCGCGACCCGGCTCGAGGTCGAGGAGGGCGACGACGACTACTGGCTGGCGCTGCCCGACGACGACCCGCGGTCCCAGGCCCACGACATCTACCAGTGGGTGGGCTACCTGCAGGAGACCCTGGTGGCGGCGCTCACGGACTGA
- a CDS encoding MoaD/ThiS family protein: MAIEVRIPTILRTYTGGEKAVAGDGGSLAELIDHLEANHPGIKDRLVDTSDGSDDLRRFVNVYVNDEDVRFLGGLDAELNDGDQVVVLPAVAGG, translated from the coding sequence ATGGCCATCGAGGTCCGGATCCCCACCATCCTGCGCACCTACACCGGCGGCGAGAAGGCCGTGGCCGGCGACGGCGGCAGCCTGGCCGAGCTGATCGACCACCTCGAGGCGAACCACCCCGGGATCAAGGATCGCCTGGTCGACACCTCCGACGGCTCCGACGACCTCCGTCGGTTCGTCAACGTCTACGTCAACGACGAGGACGTCCGCTTCCTCGGTGGTCTCGATGCCGAGCTCAACGACGGCGACCAGGTCGTCGTCCTCCCTGCCGTCGCGGGTGGCTGA
- a CDS encoding nicotinate phosphoribosyltransferase, translating to MTRSTALLTDHYELTMLQAALSAGTAQRRSVFELFPRRLPEGRRYGVVAGVGRALEAIEEFCFDDEVLGVLDAGRVVDEATLAWLADYRFDGDVWGYPEGEVYFPYSPLLRVEATFAEAVLLETVLLSIYNHDSAIASAASRMTAAAGDRPCIEMGSRRTHEEAAVAAARAAYVAGFASSSNLAARQRYGVPTAGTSAHSFTLLHDTEEDAFRAQVASLGADTTLLVDTYDIAEAVRLGVEVAGPGLGAVRIDSGDLGDLASQVRDQLDALGATGTRIVVTSDLDEYAIAALASAPVDGYGVGTQLVTGSGHPTCGFVYKLVAREGPDGELVAVAKTSPDKVSIGGRKFALRRRDARGVAEAEVVGIGEPPLDDGDDRSLLVPLVREGEIVGRETLDAARDRHLAARAELPLDARKLSRGEPVIDTVHLD from the coding sequence GTGACCCGGTCAACGGCCTTGCTCACCGACCACTACGAGCTGACCATGCTGCAGGCGGCGCTGTCGGCCGGCACGGCGCAGCGGCGTTCGGTCTTCGAGCTGTTCCCCCGGCGGCTCCCCGAGGGACGACGGTACGGCGTGGTGGCCGGTGTCGGGCGGGCGCTGGAGGCGATCGAGGAGTTCTGCTTCGACGACGAGGTCCTGGGCGTCCTCGACGCCGGCCGGGTGGTCGACGAGGCCACCCTGGCGTGGCTGGCGGACTACCGCTTCGACGGCGACGTGTGGGGCTACCCCGAGGGCGAGGTCTACTTCCCCTACTCGCCCCTGCTCCGGGTCGAGGCGACCTTCGCCGAGGCGGTGCTGCTGGAGACGGTGCTGCTCTCGATCTACAACCACGACTCCGCGATCGCCTCGGCGGCCTCCCGGATGACGGCGGCGGCCGGCGACCGGCCGTGCATCGAGATGGGGTCGCGGCGCACGCACGAGGAGGCGGCGGTGGCGGCAGCGCGGGCGGCGTACGTCGCCGGCTTCGCCTCCTCCTCCAACCTGGCCGCGCGCCAGCGCTACGGCGTCCCGACCGCCGGCACCTCCGCCCACTCGTTCACGCTGCTCCACGACACCGAGGAGGACGCCTTCCGGGCGCAGGTGGCGTCCCTCGGCGCGGACACCACCCTGCTGGTGGACACCTACGACATCGCCGAGGCGGTCCGGCTGGGGGTCGAGGTGGCAGGCCCCGGGCTCGGCGCCGTCCGGATCGACAGCGGCGACCTGGGTGACCTCGCCAGCCAGGTGCGTGACCAGCTCGACGCGCTCGGGGCCACCGGCACCCGCATCGTCGTGACCAGCGACCTCGACGAGTACGCGATCGCGGCCCTCGCCTCGGCGCCCGTCGACGGCTACGGCGTCGGCACCCAGCTGGTCACCGGTAGCGGCCACCCCACTTGCGGGTTCGTCTACAAGCTGGTCGCCCGTGAGGGTCCTGACGGCGAGCTCGTGGCGGTCGCGAAGACGAGCCCCGACAAGGTCTCGATCGGCGGCCGGAAGTTCGCCCTCCGTCGACGCGACGCGCGGGGCGTCGCCGAGGCAGAGGTCGTCGGGATCGGCGAGCCGCCGCTGGACGACGGCGACGACCGCAGCCTGCTGGTCCCCCTCGTCCGTGAGGGCGAGATCGTCGGCCGGGAGACCCTGGACGCCGCGCGCGACCGTCACCTCGCGGCTCGCGCGGAGCTCCCCCTCGACGCGCGCAAGCTCAGCAGGGGCGAGCCCGTCATCGACACGGTCCACCTCGACTGA
- a CDS encoding PLP-dependent cysteine synthase family protein, translating into MTRYDDLLAGVGNTPLVGLPRLSPSPDVRLWAKLEDRNPTGSIKDRPALKMIEMAEKDGTLRPGCTILEPTSGNTGISLAMAAQLKGYRLVCVMPENTSEERRQLLRMWGAEIVSSPAAGGSNEAVRVAREIAEDHPDWVMMYQYGNDANALAHEEGTGPELLADLPEITHFVAGLGTTGTLMGVSRFFRATKPGVRIVAAEPRYGELVYGLRNLDEGFVPELYDESLIDARFSVGPRDAVRRVRELLEQEGIFAGISTGAILHAALGQAAKAVRAGERADIAFVVCDGGWKYLSTGAYEGTIDEAEDRLEGQLWA; encoded by the coding sequence GTGACCCGGTACGACGACCTCCTCGCCGGCGTCGGCAACACGCCGCTGGTGGGGCTGCCGCGTCTCTCGCCGAGTCCCGACGTGCGGCTCTGGGCCAAGCTCGAGGACCGCAACCCCACCGGCTCGATCAAGGACCGCCCGGCCCTGAAGATGATCGAGATGGCCGAGAAGGACGGCACGCTGCGGCCCGGCTGCACCATCCTCGAGCCGACCAGCGGCAACACCGGCATCTCGCTGGCCATGGCCGCCCAGCTCAAGGGCTACCGCCTGGTCTGCGTGATGCCGGAGAACACCTCGGAGGAGCGGCGCCAGCTGCTGCGGATGTGGGGTGCCGAGATCGTCTCGAGCCCGGCGGCGGGGGGCTCCAACGAGGCCGTCCGGGTCGCCCGGGAGATCGCGGAGGACCACCCCGACTGGGTGATGATGTACCAGTACGGCAACGACGCCAACGCGCTCGCCCACGAAGAGGGGACCGGCCCCGAGCTGCTCGCCGACCTCCCCGAGATCACGCACTTCGTCGCCGGCCTCGGCACCACCGGCACCCTGATGGGTGTCTCCCGGTTCTTCCGCGCCACCAAGCCGGGGGTGCGGATCGTCGCTGCCGAGCCGCGCTACGGCGAGCTGGTCTACGGACTGCGCAACCTCGACGAGGGCTTCGTCCCTGAGCTCTACGACGAGTCGCTGATCGACGCCCGCTTCTCGGTGGGTCCGCGCGACGCCGTACGCCGGGTGCGGGAGCTGCTCGAGCAGGAGGGCATCTTCGCCGGCATCTCGACCGGCGCGATCCTCCACGCCGCCCTCGGCCAGGCGGCGAAGGCGGTCCGGGCGGGTGAGCGCGCCGACATCGCCTTCGTGGTCTGCGACGGCGGGTGGAAGTACCTGTCCACGGGCGCCTACGAGGGCACGATCGACGAGGCGGAGGACCGCCTGGAGGGTCAGCTCTGGGCCTGA
- a CDS encoding permease has product MVTRPSRRPGTVDTVERPPSRRIGQSEIVIAALVVLTLSQGWLIDRLDHPGLQTWGTLFVAIVIQATPFLVGGVLLAGLISTFMSERALQRIVPRNSWAGVPAAGVAGVALPGCECASVPVASSLVRRGVAPAVALTFMMASPAVNPVVLVSTAVAFPGRPEVVLARFLASLAASVAVGWVWIKLGQRVPLQLRRRRSQHDHGPGGGLRRFAETLREDFLNTAGFLVLGAMIAATVSAFAPRELLESVAGSVVLSVLSMAVFAFVVAMCSEADAFVAASLTMFSDSAKLVFMVVGPAMDVKLAAMQTGQFGLPFALRFVPLVLLATIASALGVGWWLL; this is encoded by the coding sequence TCGTCATCGCCGCCCTCGTCGTGCTCACCCTGAGCCAGGGGTGGCTGATCGACCGGCTCGACCACCCGGGTCTCCAGACCTGGGGCACGCTGTTCGTCGCCATCGTCATCCAGGCGACCCCCTTCCTGGTCGGGGGCGTGCTGCTGGCCGGACTCATCTCGACGTTCATGTCCGAGCGGGCGCTGCAGCGCATCGTCCCGCGCAACAGCTGGGCGGGCGTGCCGGCTGCGGGCGTGGCCGGCGTCGCGCTGCCCGGCTGCGAGTGCGCGTCGGTACCGGTCGCGAGCAGCCTCGTCCGTCGCGGGGTGGCCCCGGCGGTGGCGCTGACCTTCATGATGGCCTCACCCGCCGTCAACCCCGTGGTCCTCGTCTCCACGGCGGTCGCGTTCCCCGGCCGGCCCGAGGTGGTGCTGGCCCGGTTCCTCGCGTCCCTCGCGGCGTCGGTGGCGGTCGGATGGGTCTGGATCAAGCTCGGCCAGCGCGTGCCGCTGCAGCTGCGCCGGCGACGTTCCCAGCACGACCACGGCCCAGGCGGAGGTCTGCGCAGGTTCGCCGAGACCCTGCGCGAGGACTTCCTCAACACCGCCGGGTTCCTCGTCCTCGGCGCGATGATCGCGGCGACGGTCTCCGCCTTCGCGCCGCGCGAGCTCCTCGAGTCGGTGGCCGGCAGCGTCGTGCTGTCCGTGCTGTCGATGGCGGTCTTCGCGTTCGTCGTCGCCATGTGCTCGGAGGCCGACGCCTTCGTCGCCGCCAGCCTCACCATGTTCTCCGACTCGGCGAAGCTCGTGTTCATGGTCGTGGGTCCGGCGATGGACGTGAAGCTCGCCGCCATGCAGACCGGCCAGTTCGGCCTCCCGTTCGCGCTCCGTTTCGTCCCGCTCGTGCTGCTGGCCACCATCGCCTCCGCGCTCGGTGTCGGGTGGTGGCTGCTGTGA
- a CDS encoding alkaline phosphatase family protein, whose product MRRPAPKLAKRLAALLAIVVCCTLPAIQNSGHATIPGSAEHVVAVSLDGLNTTAITQLGRAGTPNLHRLMDEGMSTLNARTAAEKTVTLPNHAGMLTGRRVKASMGGHGVTINGYSSAGVTVHTLAGQRVDSVFTVLDDAGLRSALFTSKDKFDLFERSWRGEMDRFTYESDNERLVDQAVASLTTNPHDFTFVHLSAPDDAGHRHSWMSPNYLTSVRLVDQLVGELIAAIEGNPDLADSTALVVTADHGGPPGERGHNSRSTLANYRIPFFVWGAGVGVGDLYDRNPSFREPGTAIINYRGSQPVRNANVANLALEMLGLDAVPGSGIDPGQTLVVDGPDVGADPPPPDECGVLIPGATA is encoded by the coding sequence ATGCGCCGTCCAGCGCCGAAGCTCGCGAAACGCCTGGCCGCCCTGCTGGCCATCGTGGTCTGCTGCACCTTGCCCGCCATCCAGAACTCCGGTCATGCCACGATCCCCGGGTCGGCGGAGCACGTGGTGGCGGTCTCCCTCGACGGGCTCAACACCACGGCGATCACCCAGCTGGGCCGGGCCGGCACCCCGAACCTGCACCGGCTGATGGACGAGGGCATGTCGACGCTCAACGCGCGCACCGCCGCGGAGAAGACCGTGACCCTGCCCAACCACGCCGGGATGCTGACCGGTCGGCGCGTCAAGGCGTCCATGGGTGGCCACGGGGTCACGATCAACGGCTACTCGAGTGCCGGCGTGACCGTCCACACGCTGGCCGGCCAGCGCGTCGACTCCGTGTTCACGGTGCTCGACGACGCGGGGCTCCGATCCGCGCTGTTCACCTCCAAGGACAAGTTCGACCTGTTCGAGCGCTCGTGGAGAGGCGAGATGGACCGCTTCACCTACGAGTCCGACAACGAGCGGCTGGTGGACCAGGCCGTGGCATCGCTGACCACCAACCCCCACGACTTCACGTTCGTCCACCTGTCGGCGCCCGACGACGCCGGCCACCGCCACAGCTGGATGTCGCCGAACTACCTGACCTCGGTCCGCCTGGTCGACCAGCTGGTCGGCGAGCTCATCGCGGCCATCGAGGGCAACCCCGACCTCGCCGACAGCACGGCCCTCGTCGTGACGGCCGACCACGGCGGCCCTCCCGGGGAGCGGGGACACAACAGCCGCAGCACGCTGGCGAACTACCGGATCCCGTTCTTCGTGTGGGGTGCCGGCGTCGGCGTCGGTGACCTCTACGACCGGAACCCGTCCTTCCGCGAGCCGGGCACCGCCATCATCAACTACCGCGGCTCCCAACCGGTCCGCAACGCCAACGTGGCGAACCTGGCGCTGGAGATGCTCGGCCTCGACGCGGTGCCGGGCAGCGGGATCGACCCCGGCCAGACACTGGTGGTCGACGGGCCCGACGTCGGTGCCGACCCGCCACCACCGGACGAGTGCGGCGTGCTGATCCCCGGCGCCACCGCCTGA
- a CDS encoding Mov34/MPN/PAD-1 family protein — MLTIDQATYDAIVAHARRDHPVEACGIVAGPAGSDRPERFIEMVNAAGSPTFYEFDSTDLLHLYKDLDERDEEPVVIYHSHTATEAYPSRTDIGLAMEPGAHYVLVSTREHGNNEGAVEFRSYRIVDGEVTEEPVTVVRGTTTPTRDETQ, encoded by the coding sequence GTGCTGACCATCGATCAGGCGACCTACGACGCCATCGTCGCGCACGCCCGCCGTGACCACCCCGTGGAGGCATGCGGCATCGTGGCCGGCCCGGCCGGCAGCGACCGCCCCGAGCGGTTCATCGAGATGGTCAACGCCGCCGGCAGCCCTACGTTCTACGAGTTCGACTCCACCGACCTCCTCCACCTCTACAAGGACCTGGACGAGCGGGACGAGGAGCCGGTCGTGATCTACCACTCGCACACCGCCACCGAGGCCTATCCGAGCCGCACCGACATCGGGCTGGCGATGGAGCCGGGAGCCCACTACGTGCTGGTGTCGACACGCGAGCACGGGAATAACGAGGGCGCTGTGGAGTTCAGGTCCTACAGGATCGTGGACGGCGAGGTGACAGAAGAGCCGGTCACCGTCGTCCGCGGTACGACGACCCCCACCCGTGACGAAACCCAGTGA
- the clpS gene encoding ATP-dependent Clp protease adapter ClpS encodes MGHVSAPSPVEVDPTEVPDEITVLSKPWVTVVWNDPVNLMSYVTFVFQKYFGYDKQKAEKLMLEVHNDGKSAVSSGSREEMERDVQAMHEYGLWATLEKQ; translated from the coding sequence ATGGGCCACGTGTCCGCGCCCAGCCCCGTCGAGGTCGATCCGACCGAGGTCCCCGACGAGATCACGGTGCTCTCCAAGCCGTGGGTGACGGTGGTCTGGAACGACCCGGTCAACCTGATGTCCTACGTGACCTTCGTCTTCCAGAAGTACTTCGGCTACGACAAGCAGAAGGCCGAGAAGCTGATGCTCGAGGTCCACAACGACGGCAAGTCGGCCGTGAGCAGCGGCAGCCGCGAGGAGATGGAGCGCGACGTGCAGGCGATGCACGAGTACGGCCTGTGGGCGACCCTGGAGAAGCAGTGA
- a CDS encoding DUF3152 domain-containing protein: MAVVVVALVAGLVPVSAYAGVEELPVNTVPPSVSGEPVYRGKLVADPGEWTPPDGLTYRYQWFRGGEAIRNATRRTYRPRLGDLRRRLRVEVEATNGTGGSGTASSEPTDRVRRARFDVKQRPRISGTRRYTHVLEVHPGRWSPRTRQVTYRWFRDGRAIRGAQGRRYRLGHEDVGHRITARVTLRKPGYRTSRTFSRPTGAVLHRVPARRTATYRIETRGRITASMKVFRRQVAETLADPRGWRSAGVAFKRVARGGAFSVVLAEASTVPSFHPICSAQWSCRVGRYVVINQMRWQHATPSWNSANKSLRSYRHMVLNHETGHWLGHGHLGCPGRGQLAPVMMQQSKGLDGCRHNPWPLPSERWHR; the protein is encoded by the coding sequence GTGGCCGTCGTGGTCGTGGCACTTGTCGCGGGCCTGGTCCCCGTGTCGGCGTACGCCGGGGTGGAGGAGCTGCCCGTCAACACGGTGCCACCGTCCGTCTCCGGCGAGCCGGTCTACCGCGGCAAGCTCGTCGCCGACCCGGGGGAGTGGACCCCGCCCGACGGGCTCACCTACCGCTACCAGTGGTTCCGGGGCGGCGAGGCGATCAGGAACGCGACCCGAAGGACCTACCGGCCGCGGCTGGGCGATCTCCGCCGGCGGCTGCGGGTCGAGGTGGAGGCCACCAACGGGACCGGCGGGTCCGGCACCGCGTCCAGCGAGCCGACCGACCGCGTGCGCCGCGCCCGCTTCGACGTCAAGCAGCGGCCCCGGATCTCGGGCACGCGGCGCTACACCCACGTCCTCGAGGTCCACCCGGGACGGTGGTCGCCCCGCACCCGGCAGGTGACCTACCGGTGGTTCCGCGACGGCAGGGCGATCCGTGGCGCTCAGGGCCGCCGCTACCGGCTGGGTCACGAGGACGTCGGGCACCGGATCACCGCACGGGTCACGCTCCGCAAGCCGGGCTACCGGACGTCGCGGACCTTCTCCCGGCCGACGGGCGCGGTGCTCCACCGGGTGCCGGCGAGGCGGACCGCGACGTACCGGATCGAGACCCGTGGGCGGATCACCGCGAGCATGAAGGTGTTTCGCAGGCAGGTCGCGGAGACGCTCGCGGACCCCCGCGGCTGGCGCTCGGCGGGCGTCGCCTTCAAGCGTGTCGCGAGAGGTGGGGCGTTCTCCGTGGTCCTCGCCGAGGCGAGCACCGTGCCGTCCTTCCACCCGATCTGCAGCGCACAGTGGAGCTGTCGCGTCGGCCGGTACGTCGTCATCAACCAGATGCGGTGGCAGCACGCGACGCCGTCGTGGAACAGCGCGAACAAGTCGTTGCGCAGCTACCGACACATGGTCCTCAACCACGAGACCGGCCACTGGCTGGGCCACGGCCACCTCGGGTGCCCGGGCCGCGGCCAGCTGGCGCCGGTGATGATGCAGCAGTCGAAGGGGCTCGACGGGTGCCGTCACAACCCGTGGCCGCTGCCCTCCGAGCGATGGCACCGCTAG
- a CDS encoding NAD-dependent epimerase/dehydratase family protein gives MRYSMTGATGFLGGELARQLVGAGHDVVALVRDRSRATGLRAMGVELVEGDLDDRGALDELMLGADGFFHVAGWYKHGLREHEALRRVNIEGTRNALEAARRAGVARTVYTSTIALNSDTEGEVVDEDYRFTGTHVTEYDRTKGVAHDVAEEYAAAGLPLVIVQPSVIYGPGDVGSTLGQMTRQLVAGRTVLGPRGGGACFAHVEDVARGHVLAMEQGRVGESYILAGPAAEHSEVLERTRELAGAGRVVLLPPAVIKVVAAVTAPLERLVRLPQPLTSEAARAGMATYYGTAGKAARDLGWTVRPLEEGLAETVAAIRAGE, from the coding sequence ATGCGCTACTCGATGACCGGTGCCACCGGGTTCCTGGGCGGCGAGCTCGCCCGTCAGCTGGTCGGGGCGGGCCACGACGTGGTCGCCCTCGTCCGGGACCGCTCCCGCGCCACCGGGCTGCGCGCGATGGGAGTCGAGCTCGTCGAGGGCGACCTCGACGACCGGGGAGCCCTGGACGAGCTGATGCTCGGTGCCGACGGGTTCTTCCACGTGGCCGGCTGGTACAAGCACGGGCTGCGGGAGCACGAGGCGCTGCGGCGGGTCAACATCGAGGGCACCCGCAACGCGCTCGAGGCCGCCCGCCGCGCGGGCGTCGCCCGGACCGTCTACACGAGCACCATCGCCCTGAACTCCGACACCGAGGGCGAGGTCGTCGACGAGGACTACCGCTTCACCGGCACCCATGTGACGGAGTACGACCGCACCAAGGGGGTGGCCCACGACGTCGCCGAGGAGTACGCCGCGGCGGGGCTGCCGCTCGTGATCGTGCAGCCGTCGGTCATCTACGGTCCGGGCGACGTGGGCAGCACGCTGGGGCAGATGACCCGGCAGCTGGTGGCGGGCCGTACCGTGCTGGGGCCGCGAGGCGGCGGCGCCTGCTTCGCCCACGTGGAGGACGTCGCGCGGGGGCACGTGCTCGCGATGGAGCAGGGTCGGGTCGGGGAGTCCTACATCCTGGCGGGGCCGGCCGCCGAGCACAGCGAGGTGCTCGAGCGGACCCGGGAGCTGGCGGGCGCCGGTCGGGTCGTCCTCCTGCCGCCGGCGGTCATCAAGGTCGTGGCCGCGGTCACCGCACCGCTGGAGCGGCTGGTCCGGCTGCCCCAGCCGCTCACCTCGGAGGCGGCACGGGCCGGCATGGCCACCTACTACGGGACCGCCGGCAAGGCCGCGCGCGACCTGGGCTGGACGGTCCGCCCGCTCGAGGAGGGGTTGGCGGAGACGGTCGCCGCGATCCGCGCGGGCGAGTGA